The following are encoded together in the Mesoterricola sediminis genome:
- the dtd gene encoding D-aminoacyl-tRNA deacylase, with protein MRAVIQRVKRARIQAGDQTVAIGPGLLVFAALQKEDTLEACRWAAAKIASLRVFDDGEGHMNRSLQETGGEILAVSQFTLAGSIAKGRRPSFDGAMAPAPARELFEAFVGFLEEAHPRVARGFFREHMEVELVNDGPATFILER; from the coding sequence ATGCGAGCCGTCATTCAAAGGGTCAAGCGAGCCCGGATCCAGGCCGGCGATCAAACCGTGGCCATCGGGCCGGGCCTCCTGGTCTTCGCCGCCCTCCAGAAGGAGGACACCCTGGAGGCGTGCCGTTGGGCGGCCGCCAAGATCGCCTCCCTGCGCGTCTTCGACGACGGGGAGGGCCACATGAACCGCTCCCTCCAGGAGACCGGCGGGGAGATCCTCGCCGTCTCCCAGTTCACCCTCGCCGGCAGCATCGCCAAGGGCCGGCGCCCCTCCTTCGACGGCGCCATGGCCCCCGCCCCCGCCCGGGAGCTCTTCGAGGCCTTCGTGGGCTTCCTGGAGGAGGCGCACCCCCGCGTCGCCCGCGGCTTCTTCCGGGAGCACATGGAGGTGGAACTGGTGAACGACGGCCCCGCGACCTTCATCCTGGAGCGCTAG